Proteins encoded together in one uncultured Sphaerochaeta sp. window:
- a CDS encoding FAD-dependent oxidoreductase, with the protein MKLLEQTRIAGMKLRNRTYMAPMGTQTNADGSFSDRSIRYYEERAKGGFALIITGANQVTMEYEAKACNVLGTAKAFEQMNFLARRIHNHGAKLCIQLTPGLGRMQFTTGDVRPYSASEVDSFWFPEVKCKAFSREDIQFLVTKMAEGAATAKNAGADAVELHGYGGYLMDQFQSTLWNKRTDEYGGSLENRMRFSVECVKAIRQAVGPNFPILYKFTPYHGVEGGRELDEGTAMAKILEEAGVDALHVDVGCYEAWYKAINTVYQPPMVQLPVAAEVKKHVTVPVLSQGKMQNPADAEAALQDGKADMIGLGHMAIADPYWVQKVKKHETYDITPCIGCNECLFAGFSGKILHCAVNPLAFAEDYYPVGKDDSSKRILVIGGGPGGIVAALTAEQRGMQVELWEKRNVLGGLLLAAGGPRFKKDVKDYVDYLVGKLHRSSVKVSLMKDGTPEEVLAGAYDKVIFATGATPVMPPIKGIDQDWVTGANDLLTNKKTYGKKVVVVGAGLVGCETACHCAEKADSVTMIEMLPEILATTRHCKNNDQALRQLIEDCKVKSVTSAKVLSFEDGKVIYEKDGKKHTLEADTVAIAAGYKANTELYDALSDKVECALVGDAENPDNILSAVHHGFHAVRCI; encoded by the coding sequence ATGAAACTTTTAGAACAGACACGCATTGCAGGCATGAAATTGCGAAACCGCACATACATGGCACCGATGGGAACCCAGACAAACGCTGACGGTTCCTTCTCCGACAGATCCATTCGTTACTATGAAGAGCGCGCCAAGGGTGGTTTTGCACTCATTATTACTGGTGCAAATCAGGTTACCATGGAGTATGAAGCAAAGGCATGTAATGTACTTGGTACTGCAAAAGCATTCGAGCAGATGAATTTCCTTGCTCGACGAATCCATAATCATGGTGCAAAACTTTGTATCCAGCTTACCCCAGGATTGGGAAGAATGCAGTTCACCACCGGTGATGTACGACCATACTCTGCAAGTGAAGTCGATTCATTCTGGTTTCCTGAAGTTAAATGCAAGGCTTTCAGCAGAGAAGATATCCAGTTCCTCGTCACAAAGATGGCAGAAGGAGCTGCAACTGCCAAGAATGCTGGGGCAGATGCAGTCGAGCTACATGGATATGGTGGGTATTTGATGGACCAGTTCCAGTCAACGCTCTGGAACAAGCGCACTGATGAATATGGTGGTAGCTTGGAAAACCGTATGCGTTTCTCAGTAGAGTGTGTGAAGGCAATTCGTCAGGCAGTAGGACCGAACTTCCCGATTCTCTACAAGTTCACCCCGTACCACGGAGTGGAAGGGGGTAGGGAGCTTGACGAAGGAACTGCAATGGCAAAGATACTTGAGGAAGCTGGTGTCGATGCACTCCATGTTGATGTTGGTTGTTATGAGGCTTGGTACAAGGCGATCAATACCGTTTATCAACCACCAATGGTACAGTTGCCAGTTGCCGCAGAGGTCAAGAAGCATGTAACGGTACCCGTACTGTCACAAGGGAAAATGCAGAATCCTGCAGATGCAGAAGCTGCCTTGCAGGATGGAAAGGCTGATATGATCGGACTAGGGCATATGGCTATCGCTGACCCTTACTGGGTCCAGAAGGTCAAGAAACATGAAACCTACGACATTACTCCCTGTATCGGCTGTAATGAGTGTCTCTTTGCTGGTTTTAGTGGAAAGATTCTACATTGTGCTGTGAACCCGCTTGCTTTCGCTGAGGATTATTATCCTGTCGGTAAAGATGATTCCAGCAAGCGTATCTTGGTCATCGGTGGTGGCCCTGGTGGTATTGTGGCTGCACTGACTGCAGAGCAGAGAGGCATGCAGGTAGAACTGTGGGAGAAACGAAACGTGCTTGGTGGATTGTTGCTTGCAGCAGGTGGACCACGCTTCAAGAAGGACGTGAAGGACTACGTCGACTACTTGGTTGGAAAACTGCACCGTAGCAGCGTAAAGGTTTCACTTATGAAGGACGGAACTCCTGAAGAAGTTCTTGCTGGCGCTTACGACAAGGTGATTTTCGCTACCGGAGCAACGCCCGTTATGCCTCCGATCAAGGGAATTGACCAGGATTGGGTAACGGGGGCAAATGACCTACTGACCAACAAAAAAACCTATGGAAAGAAGGTTGTTGTGGTTGGAGCTGGCTTGGTCGGATGTGAGACCGCCTGTCACTGTGCAGAGAAGGCAGATTCTGTAACCATGATCGAGATGCTCCCTGAGATTCTTGCAACCACAAGACACTGCAAGAACAATGACCAGGCACTTCGTCAGTTGATCGAGGACTGTAAGGTGAAGAGTGTAACTTCTGCAAAAGTGCTCTCATTTGAAGATGGCAAGGTCATCTATGAGAAGGACGGCAAGAAACATACCCTTGAAGCCGATACCGTAGCGATAGCGGCTGGATACAAGGCAAATACGGAGTTGTATGATGCACTTTCTGACAAGGTCGAATGTGCCTTGGTCGGGGATGCCGAGAATCCAGATAATATTCTCTCTGCAGTGCACCATGGATTCCATGCAGTCCGCTGTATCTAA
- a CDS encoding FAD-dependent oxidoreductase, which produces MKNVLIIGGVAAGATAAARVRRLDNDVNITLLEAGADVSFANCGLPYYLGRDIEYRSSLILASEETFHEQYRVKVHTHTEAIAIDREKKQVKALNNVTGEEHVFPYDSLILAQGGKPVVPPLPGVNKEHVFQLWTLADMDRIDHYINEKDPKKAVVVGGGFIGLEMVEALTKRGIAVTLVEMAPQVMPNLEGEFAGFITKELLDYGVKLKLGKSVEAIEDKQVLINDGTSIDTDFVLLSVGVRPTLQLAKDAGLEMGSSGGLKVNAQMCTSDPSIFAAGDMVEISHNILGKNVRMPLAGPANRQGRIVGENALGGNRTYKGVSGSSIVKVFEAIAGSTGMSLKAGRDAGLSVDAVVVHKASHTAYYPGSEKVSLMLVFDKKTKKVLGAQVAGRVGIDKRIDVIATAIAGGLTLDDLAELDLAYAPPFNSPNGPVNMAAFTAINHTSGFSPSILAQDFEHFVMEQQPIAIDLRDPISYGKANLRGTNNLSQDMIRENLDKIPKENPIILISDDGQKGHVVLRMLKGAGFDRVFNVSGGYISLERHARAIGFQYLQVGKFPIVKKSVEDSKETKSEEADESEALASEGPIILDVRTPMEFEMGAYPGAINVGLDSLQEWAEGIEDKDREIIIYCASGARSSYGMRILNQMGFTNVENGGGLHNMMARD; this is translated from the coding sequence ATGAAGAATGTATTGATCATAGGCGGTGTTGCAGCTGGAGCAACGGCAGCAGCAAGAGTACGAAGACTTGATAATGATGTGAATATCACCCTCTTGGAGGCTGGAGCAGATGTTTCGTTTGCAAACTGCGGCCTTCCTTACTATCTTGGACGGGATATTGAATACCGTTCTTCCTTGATTCTTGCAAGTGAAGAGACGTTTCATGAGCAATATCGCGTTAAGGTACATACCCATACAGAGGCAATTGCAATAGACCGTGAAAAGAAGCAGGTCAAAGCATTGAATAACGTTACTGGTGAGGAGCATGTGTTCCCATACGACTCACTGATTCTAGCCCAAGGTGGGAAGCCGGTCGTACCGCCTCTTCCAGGCGTGAATAAGGAACATGTTTTCCAACTTTGGACCCTTGCTGATATGGATAGGATCGACCACTACATCAATGAGAAAGACCCAAAGAAAGCAGTAGTAGTCGGCGGTGGTTTCATAGGCCTGGAGATGGTTGAGGCACTCACCAAGCGTGGGATTGCTGTTACATTGGTAGAGATGGCACCCCAGGTAATGCCCAACCTGGAAGGGGAGTTTGCAGGGTTTATCACGAAGGAACTATTGGACTATGGTGTGAAGCTCAAACTGGGTAAATCTGTAGAGGCCATTGAAGACAAGCAAGTACTCATCAACGACGGTACCTCCATCGATACCGATTTTGTCCTGCTTTCAGTAGGGGTGCGTCCTACATTGCAACTTGCAAAGGATGCAGGTCTTGAGATGGGTTCCTCTGGAGGACTCAAGGTTAATGCACAGATGTGCACCAGTGATCCTTCCATTTTTGCGGCTGGGGATATGGTGGAGATCTCCCACAATATTCTTGGGAAAAATGTGAGGATGCCACTGGCAGGTCCTGCGAACAGACAGGGAAGAATTGTTGGAGAGAATGCTCTTGGAGGGAACCGTACCTACAAAGGTGTTTCCGGTAGCTCGATCGTTAAGGTATTTGAGGCTATTGCAGGCTCTACAGGAATGAGTCTAAAGGCAGGTAGGGATGCAGGTCTCAGCGTTGATGCTGTGGTCGTGCACAAGGCCAGTCATACTGCTTATTACCCCGGGTCAGAGAAAGTGAGCTTGATGCTTGTGTTTGATAAAAAGACCAAGAAAGTACTTGGAGCCCAGGTCGCTGGACGGGTAGGGATAGATAAGAGAATCGATGTTATCGCTACTGCTATTGCAGGTGGACTGACACTTGATGATCTTGCTGAACTCGACTTGGCGTATGCTCCTCCGTTCAACTCACCGAATGGCCCCGTCAATATGGCAGCTTTTACCGCAATCAACCATACCAGTGGTTTCAGCCCTTCTATCCTTGCACAGGATTTTGAACACTTCGTCATGGAACAGCAGCCTATTGCAATTGACCTTCGTGATCCGATCAGCTATGGAAAAGCCAATCTACGTGGAACCAACAACTTGAGTCAGGATATGATCAGGGAGAATCTGGACAAGATTCCCAAGGAGAATCCGATCATCCTCATCAGTGATGATGGGCAGAAGGGTCACGTAGTACTCAGAATGCTCAAGGGTGCAGGGTTCGACCGTGTGTTTAACGTGAGTGGTGGCTACATCAGTCTAGAGCGACATGCCAGAGCTATTGGTTTCCAGTATCTACAGGTAGGAAAGTTCCCGATCGTAAAGAAATCTGTAGAGGATTCCAAGGAAACAAAGAGTGAAGAAGCTGATGAGTCTGAAGCGCTTGCTTCTGAAGGACCAATCATCCTGGATGTTCGAACTCCGATGGAATTTGAAATGGGTGCATACCCAGGAGCAATCAATGTTGGACTCGATTCCCTACAGGAGTGGGCTGAAGGAATAGAAGATAAAGATCGAGAGATCATCATCTATTGTGCTTCAGGAGCCCGATCCAGCTATGGCATGCGTATCCTTAACCAGATGGGATTCACCAATGTGGAAAATGGTGGTGGTCTGCATAATATGATGGCCAGAGATTAA
- a CDS encoding alpha/beta hydrolase, with the protein MHKRTKRLIPIAIILIAFLLIISSCTHTATIRDQAGNRLELEVDSRERVSINGTKQAIYLAGEKRDNPILLWLDGGPGGSEVGWVRTYLGDLHKDFTIVCWDQRGVAASYAAAKKGMEVEHYVADVIALSELLTERFNQEKIFLLGHSWGGFLGSLAAVERPDLFHAFIAASPHINSTENDTIGYRMILEGAKRRGDTKTIQTLEEIGLPPYEKIDKEGNLVGDGEAYYALLSRLYSYSPSAPSDHGFRSEKMFLAPEHSFFSKINLVRGVIRGTKTVYPKIRHRSLEEEANRFTIPLFVINAAYDMTCVSSITERWYESVEAPKKVMLWLEHSGHNGIYTESDRFMQFMKNRVLAVADNQ; encoded by the coding sequence ATGCACAAAAGAACAAAACGACTTATTCCTATTGCAATCATTCTCATTGCATTCCTTCTGATCATTTCATCCTGTACGCATACAGCGACTATACGTGATCAAGCAGGCAATAGGCTGGAGTTGGAAGTAGATAGCAGGGAACGTGTATCGATCAATGGTACAAAACAGGCCATCTATTTGGCAGGAGAGAAAAGAGACAATCCAATCCTTCTCTGGCTCGATGGAGGACCTGGAGGATCAGAGGTGGGTTGGGTAAGAACCTATCTGGGAGATCTGCATAAAGACTTCACCATTGTCTGCTGGGACCAACGTGGAGTTGCCGCAAGCTATGCAGCAGCGAAGAAGGGCATGGAGGTTGAGCACTATGTTGCAGATGTCATTGCACTCAGTGAGCTCTTGACCGAACGATTCAATCAAGAGAAAATTTTCCTCCTTGGGCACTCCTGGGGTGGTTTTTTGGGCTCGCTTGCAGCTGTAGAGCGACCTGATTTATTCCATGCCTTCATTGCTGCCTCCCCACATATCAACTCTACTGAGAACGACACCATAGGATACAGAATGATATTGGAGGGTGCGAAGAGAAGAGGAGATACAAAAACAATCCAGACACTTGAGGAGATTGGATTACCTCCTTACGAAAAGATTGATAAAGAGGGAAATCTGGTAGGAGATGGAGAAGCTTATTATGCGTTACTTTCACGCCTTTATTCATACAGTCCCAGTGCTCCAAGTGATCATGGTTTTCGCTCAGAAAAAATGTTTCTAGCACCTGAGCACTCTTTTTTCTCTAAAATCAATCTGGTCAGAGGGGTGATCCGTGGGACAAAGACTGTCTACCCAAAGATCCGGCATCGTAGTCTGGAAGAGGAAGCCAATCGATTCACCATACCACTGTTTGTAATCAACGCGGCATACGATATGACGTGCGTTTCAAGTATCACCGAGCGTTGGTATGAAAGCGTAGAAGCCCCTAAGAAAGTGATGCTTTGGTTGGAGCACTCCGGCCATAATGGGATTTATACAGAAAGCGATCGATTCATGCAGTTTATGAAAAACCGAGTATTGGCAGTAGCCGATAACCAATAA
- a CDS encoding chloride channel protein yields MQNKNQFSEKPTYERVVLTQQSQIQRTVYISLLCILVGAIAGLGAAGFKYLIEFFHNLFFSGQLSFQHNRGGLISSWGPFVIAVPAIGITLAQWITTKWAPEAKGHGVPEVMVAVSENRGKIRPVVALVKSFASAITIGSGGSVGKEGPIVQIGASFGSTLGQSLKLSSRETIILVGAGVAGGISATFNAPIGGIMFALELILPEYSIMTIMPLVVSAIIATTVGAVFMGSHPAFIVPEYTMVSHYELFFYALLGLLAGLLSVVFIKSVYGMEDFFDGLKIPAAVKSIIGGLIVGTIGYISLRLFGNYHVFGVGYDFLDLVLDNKITALVMAFALIFLKLLANSLTLASGGSGGIFAPSLFLGGALGATVGIIVNTLFPETTGPISAYAIVGMAAIVSGVTGGVLTAIIMVFEMTRDYAIMLPLLLSGVLSYFVARLIYGETMYTQKLTRRGIQILFDKRIPTMMTLSVGEIMKQDLISCKPSDHAETVWNIMHDHGIGLLPVIDGDTVFGTIGYIELHQSKEKSREPVSSLMKEIDISIPYSANLYDALQVMEEEKTNILIVKDKDSKVVGFVTANRIIQNYLQKKRLS; encoded by the coding sequence ATGCAAAACAAAAACCAGTTTTCTGAGAAACCCACATATGAGCGGGTAGTATTAACACAGCAGAGTCAAATTCAGCGGACGGTCTACATCAGCCTCCTCTGTATTCTTGTTGGAGCCATAGCAGGATTGGGTGCTGCCGGATTCAAGTACTTGATTGAGTTCTTCCATAATCTTTTCTTCTCCGGTCAACTCTCCTTCCAACATAATCGTGGAGGACTTATCAGTTCCTGGGGTCCCTTTGTTATAGCTGTTCCTGCAATCGGTATTACCCTCGCCCAATGGATTACTACAAAATGGGCACCGGAGGCTAAAGGACACGGAGTTCCTGAGGTCATGGTCGCAGTATCAGAAAACCGAGGCAAAATTCGCCCCGTCGTTGCTCTGGTGAAATCATTTGCCTCAGCGATTACCATTGGTTCTGGGGGATCAGTCGGCAAGGAAGGCCCCATTGTGCAAATTGGTGCTAGCTTTGGTTCTACATTGGGGCAATCACTCAAGCTCTCATCCAGGGAGACTATTATCCTTGTTGGCGCTGGGGTTGCTGGAGGAATCAGCGCAACGTTCAATGCGCCAATCGGCGGCATAATGTTCGCCTTGGAACTCATTCTTCCTGAATACAGTATCATGACCATTATGCCACTGGTGGTATCGGCAATTATTGCCACTACTGTGGGAGCAGTCTTCATGGGTTCACACCCTGCTTTCATTGTTCCTGAATATACGATGGTCTCCCATTATGAACTCTTTTTCTATGCACTGTTAGGGTTGCTTGCAGGATTGCTTTCCGTCGTTTTCATCAAGTCTGTATATGGAATGGAAGACTTTTTTGATGGACTGAAAATTCCTGCTGCGGTGAAATCAATCATAGGTGGACTGATCGTAGGAACCATTGGTTATATCAGCCTCCGCCTGTTTGGCAATTACCACGTGTTTGGTGTCGGATACGACTTCCTTGACTTGGTTCTTGATAACAAGATCACTGCACTGGTGATGGCATTTGCCTTGATATTCCTAAAACTCCTTGCAAACTCCCTTACGCTGGCCTCAGGCGGCTCAGGCGGTATCTTTGCCCCATCACTCTTTCTTGGGGGTGCCTTAGGTGCAACGGTTGGCATTATCGTGAACACGCTCTTCCCAGAGACAACAGGCCCTATCTCTGCTTATGCCATTGTCGGTATGGCTGCAATAGTCTCGGGTGTCACTGGAGGAGTCCTTACTGCCATTATCATGGTATTTGAAATGACGCGGGACTATGCAATTATGCTACCCCTGTTGCTCAGCGGAGTGCTATCCTATTTTGTTGCAAGGCTTATATACGGTGAGACAATGTACACACAGAAACTTACCAGACGGGGTATTCAGATACTTTTCGACAAACGAATTCCCACCATGATGACCCTCAGCGTAGGAGAAATTATGAAACAAGACCTGATAAGCTGCAAACCTTCCGACCATGCAGAGACTGTCTGGAACATTATGCATGACCATGGAATCGGGTTACTTCCTGTAATCGATGGGGATACGGTGTTTGGTACCATTGGATATATCGAACTACACCAAAGCAAAGAAAAGAGCAGGGAACCTGTCTCCTCGTTGATGAAGGAAATCGACATATCCATCCCCTACTCTGCTAACCTGTATGATGCACTTCAGGTAATGGAAGAGGAGAAAACCAATATCCTTATTGTAAAGGACAAGGATAGTAAGGTGGTTGGGTTTGTTACCGCCAATAGGATTATACAAAACTACCTACAAAAGAAACGTCTCAGTTAA
- a CDS encoding GGDEF domain-containing protein, with protein sequence MILIGYTSKGASMSQGIIIQNVYHLLFFLVMCYAWIISKRQVPGIGYWTLNLFLYTIGLILQMVFVQTGLQFSRIIANLMLFSGGLFFYIGFANYTARPVHWKICYVLIFSMIISSLTEIVFSLPLEIFIIINAIYFLVIIALYHTVFIPNFSGWFGSLMVILFVIYTILAGTQIYRIITTLDNIIHGNPSTNGFDLTGYTITAIVNRLMLFTVNFIVLLLVYKKLLHDLQTQVESQKTLSLHLKNLAEHDELTTLYNRRTIEQLISLYLPKNQENAIAYLFMLDIDYFKDLNDAYGHQCGDVVLQHTAQGLSSLLEEQDLLGRWGGDEFLLLVVRRDKDAIAPLLQGMKEMMRDICKQYPDTHGCSLSGGFTLLTTDDTLDSAIQRADALLYQAKEAGRNRIIGNLTGDSE encoded by the coding sequence ATGATTCTGATAGGATATACGAGCAAGGGAGCATCAATGTCGCAGGGAATCATCATTCAAAATGTGTATCACTTATTGTTTTTTTTGGTCATGTGCTATGCATGGATAATTTCAAAACGGCAGGTTCCAGGAATTGGTTATTGGACGCTCAACCTATTTCTTTACACAATTGGTCTGATATTACAGATGGTGTTTGTACAAACGGGGCTCCAGTTCTCCAGAATTATTGCCAATCTGATGCTATTCAGTGGAGGGCTGTTCTTTTACATTGGTTTTGCTAATTATACTGCACGTCCAGTTCACTGGAAAATTTGTTACGTATTAATATTCTCCATGATTATTTCCTCCCTCACGGAGATAGTTTTTTCACTCCCCTTGGAAATTTTCATTATTATCAATGCAATCTATTTCCTTGTTATTATTGCCCTTTATCATACAGTTTTTATCCCAAATTTTTCTGGTTGGTTTGGGTCACTCATGGTGATATTGTTTGTGATCTACACCATCTTGGCAGGTACTCAGATTTACAGGATTATTACCACACTCGACAATATCATCCATGGCAACCCCTCTACCAATGGATTTGATCTTACGGGGTATACCATTACAGCAATCGTCAATCGATTAATGCTCTTTACTGTCAATTTCATAGTCCTTCTACTGGTCTATAAGAAGTTATTACATGACCTCCAAACACAAGTAGAAAGCCAAAAGACCCTTTCTCTGCATCTCAAGAACCTTGCCGAGCATGATGAACTTACAACCCTCTATAATCGTCGTACCATCGAACAACTCATCAGTCTCTATTTACCCAAGAATCAAGAGAATGCAATCGCATATCTCTTTATGCTTGATATTGATTATTTCAAGGACCTGAATGATGCCTATGGACATCAGTGTGGTGATGTCGTATTGCAGCATACTGCACAAGGTTTATCCTCACTGCTTGAAGAGCAAGATCTTTTGGGTCGTTGGGGTGGTGATGAGTTCTTGCTTTTAGTGGTAAGGAGGGACAAGGACGCAATTGCTCCTCTTTTACAAGGAATGAAAGAGATGATGCGCGATATTTGCAAGCAATATCCAGATACTCACGGATGTTCACTGAGCGGAGGCTTTACCCTGCTTACGACTGATGATACGCTGGATAGTGCCATACAGCGTGCAGATGCCTTGCTCTACCAAGCAAAGGAAGCAGGACGAAACCGCATCATTGGTAACCTGACAGGAGATTCAGAATGA
- a CDS encoding ABC transporter permease, translating into MDSIIIEGIAFSIPLFIIAIGGIYSEGSGVINLALEGLLGFGAFAGGLSYALLSSVITGNPLLLIYASLAFAMAGGALLASLHALMCIKFKANQVISGVVINMLSVALTAFLANQINASVFGQPSNKFLLEIFPKVTIPFLSRIPILGAVFTDLYTFIPIIVVVAFLMAYIFYKTPFGMHIRACGDNPHAVAAAGGNVMKIRFVSVLVSGALAGLGGMCFAYSISTTFSPNIYMGFGYLAIAAYIFGSWKISRTFLACILFGFARSAGYVLVQKLELPSSFGDLVLTLPYIVTLVLLLFFSSKTKAPRALGDVYE; encoded by the coding sequence ATGGACAGCATTATCATTGAAGGAATCGCATTCTCCATTCCGCTCTTCATCATTGCAATCGGGGGCATTTATAGTGAGGGAAGCGGGGTGATAAACCTCGCCCTTGAAGGACTGCTTGGCTTTGGTGCCTTTGCAGGAGGGCTGAGTTATGCTCTTCTGAGCAGTGTTATCACAGGGAACCCATTATTGCTTATCTATGCTTCCTTGGCATTTGCCATGGCAGGAGGAGCGTTGCTTGCATCGCTTCATGCACTGATGTGTATCAAGTTTAAGGCTAATCAGGTTATCAGCGGCGTGGTTATCAACATGCTCAGTGTAGCCCTCACAGCCTTTCTTGCAAACCAGATCAATGCATCAGTCTTTGGACAACCATCGAACAAGTTCCTCTTGGAGATCTTCCCCAAGGTAACGATTCCCTTCCTATCAAGAATTCCTATCCTAGGAGCTGTGTTTACTGATCTGTACACCTTTATCCCGATTATTGTCGTGGTTGCATTCCTCATGGCATACATCTTCTACAAGACTCCGTTCGGTATGCATATCCGTGCTTGTGGGGACAACCCCCATGCAGTGGCTGCCGCCGGCGGGAATGTCATGAAGATCCGCTTTGTCTCGGTATTGGTCAGCGGTGCTCTAGCAGGGCTTGGGGGCATGTGTTTTGCCTACTCGATCTCTACCACGTTTTCTCCGAACATTTATATGGGTTTTGGCTATCTTGCCATTGCTGCCTATATCTTCGGTTCTTGGAAAATTAGCCGGACATTCCTTGCTTGCATTCTTTTCGGCTTTGCTCGAAGTGCTGGATATGTGCTGGTACAGAAGCTGGAATTGCCATCTTCCTTTGGGGACCTCGTCCTTACCCTTCCCTATATCGTTACCTTGGTCTTGCTGCTCTTTTTCTCATCAAAGACCAAAGCCCCAAGAGCTCTTGGGGATGTATATGAATAA
- a CDS encoding ABC transporter permease: MLKKPNLVKRLFMSCCGPGKHQLLRVSLFCIFLSLLAGAVLLLLLGKNPLEAYRSILQGSGILPKARYAGKKSQLTDFMSLLNYTTPMIFAALSVAVALKSGIFNICVSGIMVFSGFLATVLVGYSSLSPIIAKPLVILIGILAGGLIGVLIGYLRHRFNMNEVVVAIMLNYIISYVVSFFIQTKFVDPITRQSVEVGQNARLTLFDYPIMNLKMEINLVFPLALLTVFLIRYFINRTRFGFELKAVGLNSKASNYAGINVGKTMVTTMLISGALAGLAGVTYYLGSNASIQPRVLPSLGFDSIAVALLGNTTAIGSFFASLLVMVFDSGTTYMSSRMQVLREIAALITSILLLFSAIGIFFRALANRYAREAEEV, encoded by the coding sequence ATGTTGAAAAAGCCTAATCTTGTCAAACGATTATTTATGTCCTGTTGTGGTCCTGGCAAGCATCAACTACTCAGGGTAAGTCTGTTCTGTATATTTCTCAGCCTCCTTGCTGGAGCGGTATTGCTGTTGCTGCTCGGAAAAAACCCTCTTGAAGCGTACCGGAGCATTCTCCAAGGTTCCGGCATTCTTCCCAAGGCACGGTATGCTGGAAAAAAGAGTCAGCTTACCGACTTCATGAGTTTGCTTAATTACACGACTCCCATGATTTTCGCCGCACTCTCTGTTGCGGTTGCCCTGAAGAGTGGAATCTTCAATATCTGCGTTTCCGGCATTATGGTATTCTCTGGATTCTTGGCAACTGTCTTGGTGGGATATTCATCACTTTCCCCGATTATTGCAAAACCTTTGGTTATCCTGATCGGGATCTTGGCCGGTGGGCTGATCGGAGTATTGATCGGATATCTGAGACACCGCTTCAACATGAACGAGGTGGTTGTGGCAATCATGCTCAACTATATTATCAGTTATGTGGTCAGCTTTTTTATCCAGACCAAGTTTGTTGACCCGATCACTCGTCAGTCGGTTGAGGTTGGACAGAATGCACGTTTGACACTCTTCGATTACCCGATCATGAATTTGAAGATGGAAATCAACTTGGTTTTCCCGCTTGCTCTACTCACTGTGTTCTTGATTCGTTACTTCATCAACCGCACCCGTTTTGGGTTCGAACTGAAAGCAGTAGGACTGAACAGCAAGGCCAGCAACTATGCTGGGATCAATGTCGGGAAGACTATGGTAACAACGATGTTGATCAGTGGCGCGCTTGCAGGTTTGGCCGGTGTTACCTACTACCTGGGAAGTAATGCATCGATCCAACCAAGGGTACTCCCTTCCCTAGGGTTTGACTCCATTGCGGTCGCTCTCCTTGGCAATACAACCGCCATTGGAAGCTTCTTCGCATCCCTATTGGTCATGGTATTCGACTCAGGTACGACTTACATGTCATCAAGAATGCAGGTTCTCCGAGAAATTGCTGCACTCATCACCAGTATCCTGCTGTTGTTCAGTGCAATTGGTATTTTCTTCAGGGCCCTTGCAAACCGCTATGCCCGCGAAGCTGAGGAGGTTTGA